In Pseudomonas sp. PDNC002, the DNA window AGCGTTTCGCCCACTTGCAGGTGCGCTTCTCCGCACCGGTGTTTCCCGGCGAAACCCTGCGTACCGAAATCTGGAATGACGGCTCCTTCCGCACCCGCGTCGTCGAGCGCGACGTGGTGGTGCTGGACAACGGCCGCGTGCGCCTGACCCCGGAGATGGGAGAACACGCCGGGCGGGCATAGCGCGACGACGACCTCAACCAACCTGCGAGAACAACAACAATGAACGCACCCGACAGCTTGGCCCAGAGCACCGCGATACCGCGGCGGACCCTGGTGATCGCTTTCCTCTTCTGCTTCCTGGGTCTGCTCGCCGATGGCGCGGACCTGATGTTCCTCGCCTACAGCCTGAACAGCCTGAAGGCGGAATTCGGTCTCTCCAACTTCGAGGCCGGTTCGCTGGGCAGCGTCACCCTGGCCGGCATGGCCATCGGCGGTATCTACGGCGGCTGGGCGTGCGACCGCTTCGGTCGGGTGCGGGTGGTGACCTGGACCATCCTGGTGTTCTCCCTGGGCACCGCGCTGCTCGGGCTGGCGCACAACTTCTGGGCCTTCGCGCTGATCCGCTTCGTCTCCTCGCTGGGGCTGGGCTCGCTGTTCGTGGCCTGCAACATCCTGATGTCGGAGTTCGTCACCGCGAAGTACCGCACCACCATCCTGGCAACCATGCAGGCCGGCTGGACCGTGGGCTACCTGGTGGCGACCGTCCTCGCCGGGCTGATCATCCCCGACTACGGCTGGCGCGCGCTGTTCTTCACCGCCATTGGCGCGGCGCTGATCTGCCTGGCGCTGCGGCCCTGGGTGCCGGAGTCGCCGTCCTGGCTGGCGGCCCGCGCGCAACGGGTGCAGCAGGCCGACAGCGGACGCCGGCAAGCAGTCGCCAGCGGCGGCATGCGCCAACTGCTGGTCGATCCGTCCACGCGACGCATGTTCGTGCTGTGGAGCCT includes these proteins:
- a CDS encoding MFS transporter, translating into MNAPDSLAQSTAIPRRTLVIAFLFCFLGLLADGADLMFLAYSLNSLKAEFGLSNFEAGSLGSVTLAGMAIGGIYGGWACDRFGRVRVVTWTILVFSLGTALLGLAHNFWAFALIRFVSSLGLGSLFVACNILMSEFVTAKYRTTILATMQAGWTVGYLVATVLAGLIIPDYGWRALFFTAIGAALICLALRPWVPESPSWLAARAQRVQQADSGRRQAVASGGMRQLLVDPSTRRMFVLWSLTSCFLLFGYYGTNNWMPSYLESELGMNFKSMTGYMVGTYTAMILGKVLAGIASDRFGRRATFAAGAIGTAIFMPVIVFWHTPDNIVWILALFGFIYGVPVGVLATYMTESFSTQVRGAAVGTSYNLGRIGAAVAPAAIGLLASHVSIGAGFLVMGITYVITGLIPALMIPNRLYDPNREARTAQPSAPAPAPAHAPAHSAARPLGQPVTEESLR